From one Variovorax sp. PBL-H6 genomic stretch:
- the fliQ gene encoding flagellar biosynthesis protein FliQ, with product MTPESVMSIGSQAIHVSLLLGAPLLLVALVVGLVISIFQAATQINEATLSFIPKLLAVFAVLVIAGPWMLGQMLDYIRTLFSSIPQLVA from the coding sequence ATGACACCCGAATCGGTCATGTCCATCGGCAGCCAGGCCATCCACGTCTCGCTGCTGCTCGGCGCGCCGCTGCTGCTGGTGGCGCTGGTCGTGGGCCTGGTCATCAGCATCTTCCAGGCCGCCACGCAGATCAACGAGGCCACGCTGTCCTTCATTCCGAAGCTGCTGGCCGTGTTCGCGGTGCTGGTGATCGCCGGGCCGTGGATGCTGGGCCAGATGCTGGACTACATCCGCACGCTGTTCTCGAGCATCCCCCAACTGGTCGCCTAG
- the fliP gene encoding flagellar type III secretion system pore protein FliP (The bacterial flagellar biogenesis protein FliP forms a type III secretion system (T3SS)-type pore required for flagellar assembly.): protein MPRLPLRHLLRLRHAGLLLVLALPALAFAQGLPGLTSTPGPGGSQTWSLSVQTLVLLTSLSFLPALLLSMTSFTRILIVLGLLRTALGTQSSPPNQILVGLSLFLTFFVMAPVFDKVYDEAYKPLSENKISTERALERGIAPFKTFMLKQTRENDLALFAKLAKVPAMEGPEDVPLRILLPSFVISELKTAFQIGFTIFIPFLIIDLVVASVLMSMGMMMVPPASIALPFKLMLFVMADGWQLLIGALAQSFFV, encoded by the coding sequence ATGCCACGCCTTCCTCTTCGCCACCTGCTCCGCCTGCGGCATGCGGGCCTGCTGCTCGTGCTGGCCCTGCCCGCGCTGGCATTCGCACAAGGCCTTCCCGGGCTCACCAGCACGCCCGGCCCGGGCGGCAGCCAGACCTGGTCGCTCAGCGTGCAGACGCTGGTGCTGCTGACCTCGCTGAGCTTCCTGCCGGCGCTGCTGCTGTCGATGACCAGCTTCACGCGCATCCTGATCGTGCTGGGCCTGCTGCGCACGGCACTGGGCACGCAGTCTTCGCCACCCAACCAGATCCTCGTGGGCCTGTCGCTCTTCCTGACCTTCTTCGTGATGGCGCCGGTGTTCGACAAGGTCTACGACGAGGCCTACAAGCCGCTGTCCGAGAACAAGATCAGCACCGAGCGCGCGCTCGAGCGCGGCATCGCTCCCTTCAAGACCTTCATGCTCAAGCAGACGCGCGAGAACGATCTCGCGCTCTTCGCCAAGCTGGCCAAGGTGCCGGCGATGGAAGGGCCGGAGGACGTGCCGCTGCGCATCCTGCTGCCCTCCTTCGTCATCAGCGAGCTGAAGACCGCCTTCCAGATCGGCTTCACCATCTTCATCCCCTTCCTGATCATCGACCTGGTGGTGGCCAGCGTGCTGATGTCGATGGGGATGATGATGGTGCCGCCCGCCTCCATCGCCCTGCCCTTCAAGCTCATGCTCTTCGTCATGGCTGACGGCTGGCAGCTGCTCATCGGCGCGCTGGCCCAAAGCTTCTTCGTCTAG
- the fliL gene encoding flagellar basal body-associated protein FliL, translating into MATSPSLPTAAAPRSSKLLIGLLAFTSLAAVAGGGYALSRSSLFAHEAPAAQAPKPIPKPIFVTLEPLTVNVQSEGRSRFLHIGMALKVNDEQAKAQLVEFMPELRSRLLLLLSNRQPDTLLSTQDKARLAEEIRTELNRPLSPEAQPQAIAGVSFNTFVVQ; encoded by the coding sequence ATGGCCACCAGTCCCTCTCTCCCCACCGCCGCGGCGCCCCGATCCTCGAAGCTTTTGATCGGGCTGCTCGCCTTCACCAGCCTGGCCGCCGTGGCCGGCGGCGGCTATGCCCTGAGCCGCAGCAGCCTGTTCGCGCACGAGGCGCCGGCCGCCCAGGCTCCGAAGCCGATCCCCAAGCCGATCTTCGTGACCCTCGAGCCGCTCACCGTCAACGTGCAGTCCGAGGGCCGCAGCCGATTCCTGCACATCGGCATGGCGCTCAAGGTGAACGACGAGCAGGCCAAGGCGCAACTGGTCGAGTTCATGCCCGAACTGCGCAGCCGCCTGCTGCTGCTGCTGTCGAACCGCCAGCCCGACACGCTGCTGTCCACGCAGGACAAGGCCAGGCTGGCCGAGGAGATCCGCACCGAGCTCAACCGGCCGCTCTCCCCCGAAGCCCAGCCGCAGGCGATCGCCGGCGTCTCCTTCAACACCTTCGTGGTGCAGTGA
- a CDS encoding flagellar hook-length control protein FliK, producing MPTFIPSAALPASPAQGAAQPGSRGRPVADEDARGSFGAVLERSRAGARRSQDGAEAASAEATATPQKPNRSTGRKDEPRSELLTIALFAPQVLAAASAPATAVGTGKGTSGTALASAGAAVPQDGSLAATAAAASTHTADASPGTDEGAHQDAKAPATGPAVDTTTTRGASTAPSDKGFTLPGAPATPAASGDPTAQTTAAESTMPLTSALLPARSTAAGGTATASAASDAKAVTTPSPADSSVPSVEAQPAILAATTDAESAAPPAAPAAVLASAPPMQPALDRAQPAASPAPAQALAPPVGSAEWAPALGHQVLRMTAGGQQVAELNLNPAGLGPLKITLSVGDNQAQAMFVSAHESVRKAVEAALPHLRSTLAEQGISLGQTSVGAESRPWSGAGGFAQQQDQRQNASSNGTNYPGTGRSEAAATPLPARASAPSRTSAIDTFA from the coding sequence ATGCCCACCTTCATTCCCTCCGCCGCCCTCCCGGCGAGCCCGGCGCAAGGGGCCGCCCAGCCCGGCTCGCGCGGTCGCCCTGTCGCGGACGAGGACGCACGCGGCAGCTTCGGCGCCGTGCTGGAGCGCTCGCGCGCCGGCGCCCGCCGCTCGCAGGACGGCGCGGAAGCGGCCAGTGCCGAAGCCACGGCCACGCCGCAGAAGCCGAACCGCTCCACGGGACGGAAGGACGAGCCGCGCTCCGAACTGCTGACCATCGCGCTGTTCGCGCCGCAGGTCCTGGCCGCCGCATCAGCGCCCGCCACGGCGGTCGGCACGGGCAAGGGCACCAGCGGCACTGCGCTGGCCTCGGCCGGCGCGGCCGTGCCGCAGGATGGATCGCTCGCCGCAACGGCCGCGGCCGCATCGACGCACACCGCCGATGCATCGCCCGGCACGGACGAAGGCGCGCACCAGGACGCCAAGGCACCGGCGACCGGTCCCGCCGTGGACACGACCACGACCCGCGGCGCTTCCACCGCACCTTCCGACAAGGGCTTCACACTGCCGGGCGCGCCGGCTACGCCGGCCGCGAGCGGCGATCCCACCGCGCAGACCACGGCCGCTGAATCGACGATGCCGCTGACCAGCGCCCTGCTGCCCGCAAGGTCGACGGCAGCCGGCGGCACCGCCACGGCTTCAGCCGCCAGCGACGCCAAGGCCGTGACCACGCCTTCGCCCGCCGACAGCAGTGTCCCCTCCGTCGAAGCGCAACCCGCCATCCTCGCAGCGACCACAGACGCCGAAAGCGCCGCCCCGCCCGCTGCGCCTGCGGCCGTGCTCGCATCGGCCCCGCCGATGCAGCCTGCGCTGGACCGCGCGCAGCCGGCCGCCAGCCCTGCGCCCGCGCAGGCCCTCGCGCCGCCCGTGGGCAGCGCCGAGTGGGCCCCGGCGCTGGGCCACCAGGTGCTGCGCATGACGGCCGGTGGCCAGCAGGTGGCCGAGCTCAACCTCAACCCGGCCGGTCTCGGTCCGTTGAAGATCACACTCAGCGTCGGCGACAACCAGGCACAGGCCATGTTCGTCTCCGCGCACGAGTCGGTGCGCAAGGCGGTCGAAGCCGCGCTGCCGCACCTGCGCAGCACGCTGGCCGAGCAGGGCATCAGCCTGGGCCAGACCTCGGTCGGCGCCGAGTCGCGCCCCTGGTCCGGTGCGGGCGGTTTTGCCCAGCAGCAGGACCAGCGACAGAACGCGTCCTCGAACGGTACGAACTACCCGGGCACCGGACGCAGCGAAGCGGCAGCCACGCCGCTGCCCGCACGCGCGAGCGCGCCGTCGCGCACCAGCGCCATCGACACCTTCGCCTGA
- the fliH gene encoding flagellar assembly protein FliH, producing MTLSRNASLGPGARLATTYAPARAPAAPRPTAKPVLSAWQRWEMGTLDSEHSAHDNVHSPVVPRVDPEALARDNELSRLRLQARAEGRAEGHREGLAKGRADGHAEGVAAGLAAASAHAERLLALAATLPAALRRAESELADAILTLALDVARQVVHRTLRAEPEWVLPLVQDLLHAEPALQGEPRLLLHPDDVALVKNSLGNELQIAGWQVRPDDTLARGGCRVQSASGEMDASLETRWKSVTAALTRDIDAAEL from the coding sequence GTGACCCTGTCCAGGAATGCTTCCCTCGGTCCCGGCGCGCGCTTGGCGACGACCTATGCGCCCGCACGAGCTCCCGCCGCGCCCAGGCCCACGGCCAAGCCGGTGCTGTCCGCCTGGCAACGCTGGGAGATGGGCACGCTGGACAGCGAGCACTCCGCGCACGACAACGTGCATTCCCCCGTCGTTCCGCGCGTGGACCCTGAAGCCCTGGCGCGCGACAACGAGCTCTCTCGCCTGCGCCTGCAGGCACGTGCCGAAGGCCGCGCCGAAGGCCACCGCGAAGGCCTGGCGAAGGGCCGCGCCGACGGCCATGCGGAAGGAGTGGCCGCAGGCCTCGCCGCCGCGAGCGCCCACGCCGAACGACTGCTTGCCCTCGCCGCCACGCTGCCGGCCGCGCTGCGCCGCGCGGAGAGCGAACTGGCCGACGCCATCCTCACGCTGGCGCTCGACGTGGCGCGCCAGGTGGTGCACCGCACGCTGCGCGCAGAGCCCGAATGGGTGCTGCCGCTGGTGCAGGACCTGCTGCATGCCGAGCCCGCGCTGCAAGGCGAGCCGCGCCTGCTGCTGCATCCCGACGACGTGGCGCTGGTGAAGAACAGCCTCGGCAACGAGCTGCAGATCGCCGGCTGGCAGGTGCGCCCCGACGACACGCTGGCGCGCGGCGGCTGCCGCGTGCAGTCCGCCAGCGGCGAGATGGATGCCAGCCTGGAAACCCGCTGGAAGAGCGTCACCGCGGCGCTCACCCGCGACATCGACGCCGCGGAGCTCTGA
- the fliG gene encoding flagellar motor switch protein FliG, producing MSDAGTRKAAILLMSLGEDRAAATLHHLPTTEVQALGAAMAKLSQVSKEELAAVLSEFRLETEQLSALHLGSGSYIRAVLRKALGDDRASNLLEDILQPDEPHGGIERLNDLEAGEVVELIRDEHPQILATLLVHLDRKKASEVLEKLPVRLRHDVIMRVATFGGVQPAALAELTDVLTEMLSGEGLKRSRLGGVRTAAEIVNLMSTAQEEEAIAHVREHDESLAQRIVDEMFVFENLLDLEDRFVQRLLKDIESESLIIALKGSTQELRDKFLKNMSQRAAETLREDIELRGPVRVSQVEAEQKAILQVVRRLADAGEVVIAAPGTDDFV from the coding sequence ATGAGCGACGCTGGAACACGCAAGGCCGCCATCCTCCTGATGTCCCTCGGCGAGGACCGCGCCGCCGCCACGCTGCACCACCTGCCCACCACCGAGGTGCAGGCGCTGGGTGCCGCAATGGCCAAGCTGAGCCAGGTGTCCAAGGAAGAGCTGGCGGCCGTTCTCTCCGAGTTCCGGCTCGAGACCGAGCAGCTCTCCGCCCTGCACCTGGGCTCGGGCAGCTACATCCGCGCCGTCCTGCGCAAGGCGCTGGGCGACGACCGCGCCAGCAATCTGCTCGAGGACATCCTGCAGCCCGACGAGCCGCACGGCGGCATCGAGCGGCTCAATGACCTGGAGGCCGGCGAGGTGGTGGAGCTGATCCGCGACGAGCACCCGCAGATCCTCGCCACGCTGCTGGTCCACCTGGACCGCAAGAAGGCCTCCGAGGTGCTGGAGAAGCTGCCGGTGCGACTGCGGCACGACGTGATCATGCGCGTGGCCACCTTCGGTGGCGTGCAGCCCGCCGCCCTGGCCGAACTGACCGACGTGCTGACCGAGATGCTCTCGGGCGAAGGCCTGAAGCGCAGCCGCCTGGGCGGCGTTCGCACGGCGGCCGAGATCGTCAACCTCATGAGCACCGCGCAGGAGGAAGAGGCGATCGCCCACGTGCGCGAACACGACGAGAGCCTCGCACAGCGCATCGTCGACGAGATGTTCGTGTTCGAGAACCTGCTCGACCTGGAGGACCGCTTCGTGCAGCGCCTGCTCAAGGACATCGAATCCGAGTCGCTCATCATCGCCCTCAAGGGCTCCACGCAGGAGCTGCGCGACAAGTTCCTCAAGAACATGTCGCAGCGCGCCGCCGAGACGCTGCGCGAGGACATCGAGCTGCGCGGCCCGGTGCGGGTGTCGCAGGTCGAAGCCGAGCAGAAGGCCATCCTGCAAGTGGTGCGCCGCCTGGCCGATGCCGGCGAGGTCGTGATCGCGGCGCCGGGAACCGATGACTTCGTCTGA
- the fliN gene encoding flagellar motor switch protein FliN — MTDNTSSGSDMDDWASALAEQTAASAPTPQPASAPAPAAAPAGAQVFQPLQNTAASAAGTVDIERILDVPVQLMAEIGRTRITIKNLLQLSQGSVVELDGLAGQPLDVLINGYLIAQGEVVVVNDKYGIRLTDIVTPSERMQKLSRS, encoded by the coding sequence ATGACTGACAACACTTCTTCCGGCAGCGACATGGACGACTGGGCCAGCGCCCTGGCCGAGCAGACCGCAGCCTCCGCGCCGACGCCGCAGCCCGCAAGCGCCCCCGCCCCGGCCGCGGCCCCGGCCGGGGCCCAGGTCTTCCAGCCGCTGCAGAACACGGCGGCCAGCGCCGCCGGCACGGTGGACATCGAGCGCATCCTGGACGTGCCGGTGCAGCTGATGGCCGAGATCGGCCGCACGCGCATCACCATCAAGAACCTGCTGCAGCTGTCGCAAGGCTCGGTGGTGGAGCTCGACGGCCTGGCCGGCCAGCCGCTGGACGTGCTGATCAACGGCTACCTGATCGCGCAGGGCGAAGTGGTGGTGGTGAACGACAAGTACGGCATCCGCCTGACCGACATCGTCACGCCCTCCGAGCGCATGCAGAAGCTCAGCCGTTCATGA
- the fliM gene encoding flagellar motor switch protein FliM: protein MAYEQVLSQDEVDALLSGVTGGAVDQRRAPEPEADGLPLYDLGAPDRVVRGRMHTLEVINDRFARNLRSALLNFMRRSPDVSVGPVQIQQYGEFVRHLPVPTNINMLHLKPLRGTALFVFDPKLVFLVVDNLFGSDGRYHVRVEGRDFTRTEQRIIKRLLNLSLQCYGDAWQPVFPLAFDYIRAEMHGKLANIVAPNEVVVTTTLQIEFGPVGGFLHVCIPYSMIEPIRDLLSNPVQDEIEVDKRWVKQMSQQMQSADVALTADFVTIDTTIGELMRLQVGDVLPIELPETVLARVDGVPVMECGYGVSNERYALRVQQMISHQDSDPKSDHD from the coding sequence ATGGCCTATGAACAGGTGCTTTCGCAAGACGAAGTCGATGCGCTGCTGTCGGGCGTCACCGGCGGCGCCGTCGACCAGCGCCGCGCGCCCGAGCCCGAGGCCGACGGCCTGCCGCTGTACGACCTCGGCGCGCCCGACCGCGTGGTGCGCGGCCGCATGCACACGCTGGAGGTCATCAACGATCGCTTCGCCCGCAACCTGCGCAGCGCATTGCTGAACTTCATGCGGCGCAGCCCCGACGTCTCGGTCGGCCCGGTGCAGATCCAGCAGTACGGCGAGTTCGTGCGCCACCTGCCGGTGCCGACCAACATCAACATGCTGCACCTGAAGCCGCTGCGCGGCACGGCGCTGTTCGTGTTCGATCCGAAGCTGGTGTTCCTGGTGGTCGACAACCTGTTCGGCAGCGACGGGCGCTACCACGTGCGCGTGGAAGGCCGCGACTTCACGCGCACCGAGCAGCGCATCATCAAGCGCCTGCTCAACCTCAGCCTCCAGTGCTACGGCGATGCCTGGCAGCCGGTGTTCCCGCTGGCATTCGACTACATCCGCGCCGAGATGCACGGCAAGCTCGCCAACATCGTGGCGCCCAACGAGGTGGTGGTCACCACCACGCTGCAGATCGAGTTCGGCCCGGTGGGCGGCTTCCTGCACGTGTGCATTCCCTATTCGATGATCGAGCCGATCCGCGACCTGCTGTCCAACCCGGTGCAGGACGAGATCGAGGTCGACAAGCGCTGGGTCAAGCAGATGAGCCAGCAGATGCAGAGCGCCGACGTGGCGCTTACCGCCGACTTCGTGACCATCGACACCACCATCGGCGAGCTGATGCGCCTGCAGGTCGGCGACGTGCTGCCGATCGAGCTGCCCGAAACCGTGCTCGCGCGCGTCGACGGCGTTCCCGTGATGGAGTGCGGCTACGGCGTCTCCAACGAACGCTACGCGCTGCGCGTGCAACAGATGATCTCCCACCAAGACAGCGATCCGAAGAGCGACCATGACTGA
- a CDS encoding response regulator: MIPNSTDHILIVDDDREIRELLTTYLVKNGLRVAAVPTGRHMRAALEESGPFDLIILDLMLPGEDGLSLCRDLRSGKYKATPILMLTARNEEADRILGLEMGADDYLAKPFAARELLARIRAVLRRTRMLPPNMRSADGAARLAFGQWQVDTTARHLIDDSGVMVALSGAEYRLLRVFLDHSQKVLSRDQLLSLTQGREAELFERSIDLLVSRLRQRLRDDAREPRYIKTVRSEGYVFASAVEAQD; encoded by the coding sequence ATGATTCCGAACAGCACCGACCACATCCTCATCGTCGACGACGACCGGGAGATCCGCGAACTGCTGACCACCTACCTGGTCAAGAACGGCCTGCGCGTCGCCGCGGTGCCGACCGGCCGCCACATGCGGGCGGCGCTGGAAGAATCAGGCCCTTTCGACCTGATCATCCTGGACCTGATGTTGCCGGGCGAAGACGGCCTGTCGCTGTGCCGCGACCTGCGCTCGGGCAAGTACAAGGCCACGCCCATCCTGATGCTGACGGCGCGCAACGAAGAAGCCGACCGGATCCTCGGCCTCGAAATGGGAGCCGACGACTACCTGGCCAAGCCGTTCGCCGCACGAGAACTGCTTGCGCGCATACGTGCCGTGCTGCGCCGCACGCGAATGCTGCCGCCGAACATGCGGTCGGCCGATGGGGCCGCCCGGCTGGCCTTCGGCCAATGGCAGGTCGACACCACCGCGCGCCACCTGATCGACGACAGCGGCGTGATGGTGGCCCTGAGCGGCGCCGAGTACCGGCTTCTGCGGGTCTTCCTCGACCATTCCCAGAAAGTGCTGAGCCGCGACCAGTTGCTGAGCCTGACGCAGGGCCGGGAAGCGGAGCTCTTCGAGCGTTCGATCGACCTGCTCGTCAGCAGGCTGCGCCAGCGCCTGCGCGACGATGCGCGCGAGCCCCGCTACATCAAGACCGTGCGCAGCGAGGGCTACGTCTTCGCATCGGCAGTCGAAGCGCAGGACTGA
- the fliO gene encoding flagellar biosynthetic protein FliO, giving the protein MKLPGSFARGAAVLAGCASTFCAHAALPTVPAPVAETAPAVGASGLLQAGLGMVLVLGLIFLCAWLARRFGLPRFGGSALVKVVGSAMVGQRERVVVVEVGETWLVLGVTASQVNALHSLPAQALPASSAPPAALGGSPKAMDLFAQRLRESLGIQPKPGA; this is encoded by the coding sequence ATGAAGCTTCCCGGTTCTTTCGCGCGCGGCGCGGCCGTGCTGGCAGGCTGCGCGTCCACGTTCTGCGCACATGCGGCCCTGCCCACGGTGCCCGCGCCCGTGGCCGAGACGGCGCCGGCCGTTGGCGCCTCCGGCCTGCTGCAGGCCGGCCTCGGCATGGTGCTGGTGCTGGGCCTGATCTTCCTGTGCGCCTGGCTGGCGCGCCGCTTCGGCCTGCCGCGCTTCGGCGGCAGCGCACTCGTCAAGGTGGTGGGCAGCGCGATGGTCGGCCAGCGCGAACGCGTGGTGGTGGTCGAGGTCGGCGAGACCTGGCTCGTGCTGGGCGTTACCGCGAGCCAGGTCAACGCGCTGCATTCGCTGCCGGCGCAGGCCCTGCCCGCGTCCTCTGCGCCGCCTGCGGCCCTGGGCGGCAGTCCGAAGGCGATGGACCTGTTCGCGCAAAGGCTGCGCGAATCGCTGGGCATCCAGCCGAAGCCGGGCGCCTGA
- the fliJ gene encoding flagellar export protein FliJ, whose protein sequence is MSKKLPLDTLQELARKQKEEAARRLGALQSAQVSAHQKLDLLLQYRQDYAGQLQLLMASGLPASQWRNFNNFLGTLDGAIEQQRAIVKQAGMRLESGRGDWQHQARRLNSFDTLADRLRRQELAVQAKREQRDSDERAARKFIDRAAAQPNF, encoded by the coding sequence ATGTCCAAGAAGCTCCCTCTCGACACGCTGCAGGAACTGGCCCGCAAGCAGAAGGAAGAAGCGGCGCGCCGCCTGGGCGCGCTGCAAAGCGCCCAGGTCAGCGCGCACCAGAAGCTGGACCTGCTGCTGCAGTATCGACAGGACTATGCCGGCCAGCTGCAGTTGCTGATGGCGAGTGGCCTGCCCGCCTCGCAGTGGCGCAACTTCAACAACTTTTTGGGCACGCTGGACGGCGCCATCGAGCAGCAGCGCGCCATCGTCAAGCAGGCCGGGATGCGGCTGGAAAGCGGACGCGGCGACTGGCAGCACCAGGCGCGGCGCCTCAACTCCTTCGACACGCTGGCTGACCGCCTGCGCCGCCAGGAGCTCGCCGTGCAGGCCAAGCGCGAGCAGCGCGACAGCGACGAGCGCGCAGCGCGCAAGTTCATCGACCGCGCCGCCGCCCAACCGAATTTCTAG
- the fliR gene encoding flagellar biosynthetic protein FliR, with product MGGSILSVTSAELNGWMVAFLWPFVRMLALVGTAPIFGEPNVPRQLKVAIAALLAIALAPALPAMPQVPVVSIGGVWIVMQQVLIGAAIGFTMRLLFAAVLAAGEYVGLQMGLSFASFFDPMSGGATMVVARLLHMLAMLIFLALDGHLLLVAALADSFQVLPIADAPLAAQGWLLLVHGGAQIFATGFMLALPLITALLTLNLAMGILNRASPQFSIFAVGFPLTLLAGIGMLQLLMPQMGAFLAPRFAAGLGSVMELMQALRP from the coding sequence ATGGGCGGCAGCATCCTTTCCGTCACCTCGGCGGAGCTGAACGGCTGGATGGTGGCCTTCCTCTGGCCCTTCGTGCGCATGCTGGCGCTGGTCGGCACGGCGCCGATCTTCGGCGAGCCCAATGTGCCGCGGCAGCTCAAGGTCGCCATCGCGGCGCTGCTGGCGATTGCGCTGGCGCCCGCGCTGCCGGCGATGCCCCAGGTGCCGGTGGTCTCCATCGGCGGGGTGTGGATCGTGATGCAGCAGGTGCTGATCGGCGCGGCCATCGGCTTCACGATGCGCCTGCTGTTCGCCGCCGTGCTTGCGGCCGGCGAGTACGTGGGCCTGCAGATGGGTCTGTCCTTCGCGTCGTTCTTCGACCCGATGAGCGGCGGCGCCACGATGGTGGTGGCGCGCCTGCTGCACATGCTGGCGATGCTGATCTTCCTTGCGCTCGACGGGCACCTGCTGCTGGTGGCGGCACTGGCCGACAGCTTCCAGGTCCTGCCGATCGCAGACGCACCGCTCGCCGCGCAAGGCTGGCTGCTGCTGGTGCATGGCGGCGCGCAGATCTTCGCGACGGGCTTCATGCTGGCGCTGCCGCTGATCACCGCGCTGCTGACACTGAACCTGGCGATGGGCATCCTGAACCGCGCCTCGCCGCAGTTCAGCATCTTCGCCGTGGGCTTTCCGCTGACGCTGCTGGCGGGGATCGGGATGCTGCAGCTGCTGATGCCGCAGATGGGTGCGTTCCTGGCGCCGCGCTTTGCGGCGGGACTCGGTTCGGTGATGGAGCTGATGCAAGCGCTGCGGCCTTGA
- the fliI gene encoding flagellar protein export ATPase FliI gives MPSTTANPHLQSWLAALTQARVDVNRTAATVTHSGRLTRAVGLVLEAVGLQLPVGSDCLIELPPGYPQRHAEAEVVGFAGDRLFLMPQSEVAGLIPGARVFARPGSATAGDEAHGKRLPVGEGMLGRVVDAVGRPLDGLGPLEIARKVPLSTPPINPLTRAPIDSVLDTGVRAINAMLTVGRGQRMGLFAGSGVGKSVLLGMMARYTSAEVIVVGLIGERGREVKDFIENTLGEEGLARAVVVAAPADNSPLLRLQGAAYATCLAEYFRDLGKDVLLIMDSLTRYAMAQREIALAVGEPPATKGYPPSVFAKLPALVERAGNGARDAQGRGGSITAFYTVLSEGDDQQDPIADSARAILDGHVVLSRTLAEAGHYPAIDIEASISRAMTALIPPSQFDAVRRFKQMLSRYQRNRDLISVGAYAAGHDLQLDQAIALYPKLEAFLQQGMDERTDYAASVARMAGLFD, from the coding sequence ATGCCGTCCACCACCGCCAACCCGCATCTGCAATCGTGGCTGGCCGCGCTGACGCAGGCGCGCGTCGACGTCAACCGCACCGCCGCCACGGTCACCCACTCTGGCCGCCTCACGCGGGCCGTCGGCCTCGTGCTGGAGGCCGTGGGCCTGCAGCTGCCCGTGGGCAGCGACTGCCTGATCGAGCTGCCGCCCGGCTATCCGCAGCGCCATGCCGAGGCCGAAGTGGTCGGCTTCGCAGGGGATCGCCTGTTCCTGATGCCGCAGAGCGAGGTGGCCGGTCTCATCCCCGGCGCACGCGTGTTCGCGCGCCCGGGCTCGGCCACGGCCGGCGACGAGGCCCATGGCAAGCGCCTCCCGGTCGGCGAAGGCATGCTCGGGCGCGTGGTCGATGCGGTCGGTCGCCCACTCGACGGCCTGGGCCCACTGGAGATCGCGCGCAAGGTGCCGCTGTCGACGCCGCCCATCAACCCCCTCACCCGCGCGCCCATCGACTCGGTGCTCGACACCGGCGTGCGCGCGATCAACGCCATGCTGACCGTCGGGCGCGGCCAGCGCATGGGCCTGTTCGCCGGCTCCGGCGTGGGCAAGAGCGTGCTGCTCGGCATGATGGCGCGCTACACCAGCGCCGAGGTGATCGTGGTCGGCCTGATCGGCGAGCGCGGCCGCGAGGTCAAGGACTTCATCGAGAACACCTTGGGCGAGGAAGGCCTGGCGCGCGCCGTGGTGGTCGCCGCCCCGGCCGACAACTCGCCGCTGCTGCGCCTGCAGGGCGCGGCCTATGCGACCTGCCTGGCCGAGTACTTCCGCGACCTGGGCAAGGACGTGCTGCTGATCATGGATTCGCTCACCCGCTATGCCATGGCGCAGCGCGAGATCGCACTGGCAGTGGGCGAGCCCCCCGCGACCAAGGGCTACCCGCCTTCGGTCTTTGCCAAGCTGCCGGCGCTGGTGGAGCGCGCGGGCAACGGCGCGCGCGACGCGCAGGGCCGCGGCGGCTCGATCACCGCCTTCTACACCGTGCTCTCGGAAGGCGACGACCAGCAGGACCCGATCGCCGACTCGGCCCGCGCCATTCTCGACGGCCACGTGGTGCTCTCGCGCACGCTGGCCGAGGCCGGGCACTACCCGGCCATCGACATCGAGGCCTCGATCAGCCGCGCCATGACGGCGCTGATCCCGCCTTCGCAATTCGACGCGGTGCGCCGCTTCAAGCAGATGCTGTCGCGCTACCAGCGCAACCGCGACCTGATCAGCGTCGGCGCCTATGCCGCCGGCCACGACCTGCAGCTGGACCAGGCCATCGCCCTGTATCCCAAGCTGGAGGCCTTTCTCCAGCAGGGCATGGACGAGCGCACCGACTACGCGGCGTCGGTGGCGCGCATGGCCGGCTTGTTCGACTAG